Proteins encoded in a region of the Phoenix dactylifera cultivar Barhee BC4 chromosome 3, palm_55x_up_171113_PBpolish2nd_filt_p, whole genome shotgun sequence genome:
- the LOC103722122 gene encoding salicylic acid-binding protein 2-like isoform X1, with protein sequence MEKFPEKVSVGVFATALMPSTTTPLSSIMEELFKGHPLEAYMDSKVMISTDPNNPSSFLHFGPKYMSSRMYQLTAPESYCLQDFMLATMLVRPGNLFLDHITKEVMITEENFGSLSRAYIVCKEDKTLREDFQRWMIERSPGVQVKEIEGADHMVMLSKTNELYSILQDIAREHH encoded by the exons ATGGAAAAGTTTCCTGAGAAGGTCTCTGTCGGAGTCTTTGCCACCGCACTGATGCCAAGCACCACCACTCCTTTGTCTAGCATTATGGAAGAG TTGTTCAAGGGGCATCCACTTGAGGCCTACATGGATTCTAAAGTTATGATCAGCACGGATCCCAATAATCCTTCAAGTTTTCTTCATTTTGGCCCTAAATATATGTCATCCAGGATGTATCAGCTCACTGCACCTGAG TCATATTGTTTGCAGGATTTCATGCTAGCAACTATGTTAGTAAGACCAGGTAATCTGTTCCTTGATCatattacaaaagaagtcatgatCACGGAAGAGAATTTTGGGTCTTTAAGCCGAGCATACATCGTGTGCAAGGAGGATAAGACCTTGAGAGAGGATTTCCAACGATGGATGATCGAACGAAGCCCAGGGGTGCAGGTGAAGGAGATCGAAGGTGCCGATCATATGGTCATGCTTTCAAAGACCAACGAGCTCTACAGTATCCTCCAAGATATTGCGAGGGAGCACCACTAA
- the LOC103722127 gene encoding pentatricopeptide repeat-containing protein At4g02750-like gives MYACFHAGGKRKYRNMLTRTRYLGCFRYRFEFQSLRVYSSESKPPAPRRDIFWRNNAINSCFRSGQVERACQLFEEMPHKNLVTWNCMISGFVKNYRMSEAQRIFDVMPRKNAVSWSVLLTGYARCGRVEEARDLFNRIPGRNVVCWNSMISGYINNGKIGKARELFDEMPGRNSVSWSIMISGYLKNRLVAEARGLFDLSSLRSTSLYNALMSGYVELGCFRDAENLFNQMTQKDVITWNTMITCYSRTGRMELARCLFDEMPEKDIISWTAMIHGYLQNGYVEAAWKLFKEMPNRDIVTWNTMMGGYIRNGMLEDALRLFSEMPETDVVSWNTILQGYVQQDDMVGAHTWFEKMPQVSETSWNTLISGHRSEEALVLFCRMVKEGFRPDQGTLSVVISVCGSLVALGWGRMVHLYAIRAGYEHDTLVMSSLISMYSRCGLIHDAVQVFECLLKRDTITWNAMLAAYAYHGSSIEAFKLFEKMIQGGFNPDHATFLSLLLACAHKGLVDEGWWYFKSMQEDWKLVPKPEHYSCMVDLLGRLGFISQAYEFANKMPVDIRTTAWETLLSACRVHGNLEFGELAAKRVLHAQPPDGGMYTLLSNIYATEGMWENAASIRALMKDRGVKKETGCSWIEVKGEMFSFVSNHKSNPLMEEICQELDNLSIIIEGIS, from the coding sequence ATGTATGCATGCTTTCACGCTGGAGGGAAGAGGAAGTACCGAAATATGCTCACCAGAACTCGATATCTGGGCTGTTTCCGGTACCGCTTCGAATTCCAATCCCTTCGGGTTTATAGCTCGGAATCAAAGCCGCCAGCCCCAAGGCGTGACATATTTTGGCGGAACAATGCCATCAATAGCTGCTTCAGGAGCGGCCAGGTGGAGAGAGCATGCCAATTGTTCGAGGAAATGCCGCATAAGAATCTGGTTACGTGGAATTGCATGATCTCTGGCTTTGTCAAGAATTATAGGATGTCGGAGGCACAGAGGATTTTCGACGTGATGCCCAGAAAGAATGCCGTGTCATGGTCGGTGCTGCTGACAGGGTATGCGAGATGTGGGAGAGTAGAAGAAGCTCGGGATTTGTTTAACAGAATTCCGGGAAGGAATGTTGTCTGCTGGAATTCGATGATCTCGGGTTACATAAATAATGGAAAAATTGGGAAAGCACGGGAGCTGTTTGATGAGATGCCAGGGAGGAACAGCGTCTCGTGGTCGATCATGATTTCGGGGTATCTCAAGAACAGACTCGTGGCTGAAGCTCGGGGTTTGTTCGACCTTTCGTCTTTGCGCTCAACTTCTCTCTACAATGCTCTAATGTCGGGTTATGTCGAATTGGGATGTTTCAGAGATGCAGAGAATTTATTCAATCAGATGACTCAGAAAGATGTCATAACATGGAATACTATGATAACATGCTATTCACGAACGGGCAGGATGGAACTTGCTAGGTGCCTATTCGACGAGATGCCCGAGAAGGATATCATTTCTTGGACTGCGATGATTCATGGTTATTTGCAGAATGGATATGTTGAAGCTGCATGGAAACTATTTAAGGAGATGCCTAATCGTGACATCGTGACATGGAACACGATGATGGGTGGCTACATCCGGAATGGAATGCTGGAGGATGCTTTAAGATTGTTCAGCGAGATGCCCGAGACGGATGTTGTTTCATGGAATACAATTTTACAAGGTTATGTTCAGCAGGATGATATGGTTGGAGCACATACTTGGTTTGAGAAGATGCCACAAGTAAGTGAAACCTCATGGAACACGCTTATATCCGGACACCGAAGTGAAGAAGCTTTGGTTTTGTTTTGCAGGATGGTCAAAGAAGGATTCAGGCCTGACCAAGGGACGCTCAGTGTCGTCATTTCGGTCTGTGGCTCTCTTGTTGCTCTTGGATGGGGAAGAATGGTGCACCTCTATGCAATTAGAGCTGGTTATGAGCATGACACATTGGTCATGAGCTCATTAATTTCCATGTATTCTAGATGTGGCTTGATTCATGATGCTGTCCAAGTATTTGAATGCCTGCTGAAGCGGGATACGATTACGTGGAATGCCATGCTTGCAGCATATGCTTACCATGGGTCTTCAATTGAAGCTTTCAAACTTTTTGAGAAAATGATCCAAGGTGGATTTAATCCAGACCATGCGACATTTTTGAGCCTCTTGTTAGCTTGTGCTCATAAAGGTTTGGTTGATGAAGGATGGTGGTATTTTAAGTCTATGCAAGAGGATTGGAAGCTGGTTCCAAAACCTGAACACTACTCCTGCATGGTTGATCTCCTTGGCAGATTAGGTTTTATTAGTCAGGCCTATGAATTCGCCAATAAAATGCCGGTAGACATACGGACAACTGCTTGGGAAACTTTATTAAGTGCATGTAGAGTTCACGGGAACTTGGAATTTGGAGAACTTGCAGCAAAAAGAGTTTTACATGCTCAACCTCCTGATGGAGGAATGTATACTCTTTTGTCAAATATTTATGCCACAGAAGGAATGTGGGAGAATGCAGCAAGTATTAGAGCATTGATGAAAGACCGTGGGGTGAAGAAAGAGACTGGATGTAGTTGGATTGAGGTGAAGGGGGAAATGTTCTCATTTGTATCAAATCATAAATCAAATCCTCTGATGGAGGAGATATGCCAAGAATTAGATAATCTTTCGATTATAATAGAGGGGATTagctga
- the LOC103722120 gene encoding homeobox protein LUMINIDEPENDENS-like, protein MALVPGVSEGVLVDLNVGNSAESPMALLNSQRELFHSQIEQLQKLVVAQCKLTGVNPLSQEMAAGALSIKIGKKPRDLLNPKAVNYMQSIFSVKDTIGKKETREISALCGVTVTQVREFFAGQRSRVRKFVRLSRDKATRVDASRASSNGCSLSSEQFLPVSKEGSASSADNMMIREQIPVPGNAMVISIVRDGQQDTTDLKKVEEGPSCAALEELVPGIDTNDRKFLDNIFNLMRKEETFSGQVKLMEWVLQIHNSAVLVWFLTKGGLTILSTWLSQAALEEQTTVLLIIFKVLCHLPLHKALPVQMSAILQIVNRLRFYRTSDISNRARTLLSRWSKLFVRSQALKKPLINSSKDSQKEIIRKLRISEILSDESWQSKIDFPDILALTEDMENNRKSESKQALKLLPASTDGLSKKHGRSVPLPKTKERRKVLLVEQPDHKTSGRSVQLARAVPSKHSRPMSADDIQKAKMRAMFMKHKYDKADTSSSENKAPKTEDNNHAPSTSQTSNMLSASRIPQLLPPLRKDEETKPSISTTNILPKKQDTLVIPNPNTTSQEQLLEKLKCCQIQWKTPPEVIIDLKWRVGTGENGKEVEVQTQRNRREKESFYSKPQDIPLNPKEPWDLEMDFDDSLTPEIPIEPSPDADSIEDSSCTPCSSGASKDQTPATTSAPPINNGNPEPDLELLAVLLKNPDLVFALTSGKGKTMTSEEMVALLDMLKKNGVGLTELMNGATDGPKEKPKEPEPTSLPSPTPPSDPAARAGWKSEFSTCRITPVLKPHFPGSRVVSAPLPTAAPQTPSPAAVPPVVAKTQAPGLGLPQTSTTMFSVPELTVTINPTSQHHAPHNFLPELTVTINPTSQPNAPHNFLSKRPPTPSAHQIPNSIHALQHNSVPDHILPTKQHPVTNVPIASPSVPRQESFNHSPSPMTTLPALLPISSRPQPLLAEPPKVSPKISRWPPSAASAARIGRPNSTPDPWIGRSNGFSEPRPPNAQFFANQNNYNAYPKGPLQQPSVLPGSARDRNDILDRAELETWSPEGSPVRLSAFRGGQKFSDARRDHGQNHRPEWSGQWDPRNRDHCRPGSNRRWRDRGDGDRLHRRR, encoded by the exons GCTGCTGGAGCGCTGTCGATAAAAATTG GAAAAAAACCTAGGGACTTGCTGAACCCAAAAGCGGTAAATTATATGCAGTCAATTTTCTCTGTTAAGGATACCATTGGCAAGAAGGAAACTCGTGAGATCAGTGCTCTTTGTGGAGTTACAGTTACACAG GTTAGAGAATTTTTTGCTGGCCAGCGTTCAAGAGTGAGAAAGTTTGTTCGCTTGTCACGGGATAAGGCGACCAGAGTAGATGCATCCAGGGCATCTAGTAATGGATGCTCCTTGAGTTCTGAGCAGTTTCTGCCTGTTAGCAAAGAGGGCTCAGCAAGTTCTGCTGACAATATGATGATCAGGGAACAAATACCAGTTCCTGGGAATGCAATGGTTATTAGCATTGTGAGAGATGGCCAACAAGACACAACTGACCTTAAGAAAGTTGAGGAAGGTCCTTCATGCGCAGCACTGGAAGAGCTTGTTCCTGGCATTGACACCAATGATAGGAAGTTTCTGGACAACATTTTTAATCTAATGAGGAAGGAAGAAACATTTTCTGGACAGGTGAAGCTGATGGAATGGGTCCTCCAAATCCATAATTCAGCAGTCTTGGTTTG GTTTTTAACTAAAGGTGGTCTTACCATTTTATCAACATGGTTAAGCCAAGCAGCCCTTGAAGAACAAACAACTGTCCTTCTTATCATTTTCaag GTTCTATGTCACCTGCCACTACACAAAGCTTTGCCAGTCCAAATGTCTGCTATCTTGCAAATTGTTAACAGGCTGCGGTTTTACAGGACATCAG ACATATCAAACAGGGCAAGAACTCTCCTTTCAAGATGGAGCAAACTGTTTGTTAGAAGCCAGGCTTTGAAGAAACCTCTTATCAATTCCTCCAAGGATTCTCAGAAGGAGATAATTCGTAAACTAAG GATCAGTGAAATTCTCAGCGATGAGTCATGGCAATCCAAAATTGATTTTCCT GACATTCTTGCCCTTACTGAAGATATGGAAAACAACAG GAAATCAGAGTCTAAACAAGCACTAAAGCTTCTTCCAGCTTCTACTGATGGGTTGAGTAAAAAGCATGGCCGAAGTGTCCCATTGCCCA AAACCAAAGAACGCAGAAAAGTTTTATTGGTGGAGCAACCTGATCATAAAACTTCAGGAAGAAGTGTGCAGCTTGCAAGGGCAGTACCTTCAAAGCATAGCCGTCCAATGTCAGCTGATGATATCCAGAAGGCAAAAATGCGTGcaatgttcatgaaacataagtATGACAAGGCTGACACATCCAGTAGTGAAAATAAGGCACCGAAAACAGAAGATAATAATCATGCGCCTTCTACATCTCAGACCAGCAATATGTTGTCTGCATCAAGAATACCACAGCTGTTACCTCCGCTGAGAAAAGATGAAGAGACAAAACCTTCAATATCCACAACAAACATTCTTCCAAAGAAGCAAGATACTTTGGTCATTCCAAACCCAAACACAACTTCTCAGGAACAGTTACTGGAGAAGTTGAAGTGCTGTCAAATTCAATGGAAGACACCACCAG aggTCATAATTGACTTGAAATGGCGTGTGGGCACTGGGGAAAATGGCAAGGAAGTTGAAGTCCAGACGCAGAGAAATCGGCGGGAGAAGGAATCGTTCTATTCAAAACCACAAGACATCCCATTGAATCCAAAGGAACCTTGGGATCTAGAGATGGATTTTGATGACAGCTTAACTCCTGAAATCCCAATTGAGCCGTCACCGGATGCCGACAGCATCGAAGACTCTTCATGCACTCCGTGCAGCAGTGGAGCCTCCAAGGATCAAACGCCTGCCACCACCTCTGCTCCTCCAATCAATAACGGGAATCCAGAGCCAGACCTTGAGTTGCTAGCCGTGCTGCTCAAAAACCCGGACCTGGTCTTTGCTCTGACTTCTGGCAAGGGGAAGACCATGACAAGTGAGGAGATGGTGGCATTGCTGGACATGCTCAAGAAAAATGGTGTAGGGTTGACGGAATTGATGAATGGGGCCACTGATGGCCCTAAAGAGAAGCCTAAGGAACCTGAGCCCACTTCTCTTCCATCTCCGACTCCTCCATCAGATCCAGCTGCAAGG GCTGGTTGGAAATCAGAATTCTCAACCTGTAGGATTACTCCAGTCTTGAAGCCACATTTTCCTGGCAGCAGAGTTGTGTCGGCTCCTCTCCCTACCGCCGCTCCTCAAACCCCATCTCCTGCAGCTGTTCCTCCTGTGGTTGCTAAGACACAGGCTCCAGGTTTGGGGTTGCCTCAGACTTCAACCACCATGTTTTCAGTGCCAGAATTGACAGTAACCATTAATCCCACATCTCAACACCATGCGCCCCACAATTTCCTTCCAGAATTGACAGTAACCATTAATCCCACATCTCAACCCAATGCGCCTCACAATTTCCTTTCAAAGAGGCCTCCAACACCCTCAGCTCACCAGATTCCGAACTCTATACATGCATTGCAGCATAACTCAGTTCCAGACCACATCTTGCCCACAAAACAACATCCAGTAACAAATGTACCAATTGCTTCCCCATCAGTACCTCGACAGGAGTCCTTCAACCACAGCCCCTCGCCCATGACTACTTTACCTGCATTGCTTCCAATCTCGTCACGGCCGCAACCTCTACTGGCTGAGCCTCCCAAAGTTTCTCCAAAAATTTCCAGATGGCCGCCCAGTGCTGCAAGTGCCGCCCGCATTGGAAGGCCAAATTCAACACCAGACCCTTGGATTGGTCGATCAAATGGCTTTTCAGAGCCTCGGCCCCCGAACGCGCAATTCTTTGCTAATCAAAACAACTACAATGCTTACCCAAAGGGCCCCCTACAGCAACCTTCTGTGCTGCCAGGGAGTGCCAGGGATAGAAATGACATTCTGGATAGGGCAGAGCTAGAGACATGGAGCCCAGAAGGCAGCCCCGTGAGATTGTCAGCGTTTCGAGGTGGCCAGAAGTTTTCGGACGCAAGAAGAGACCATGGCCAGAATCATAGGCCTGAATGGTCCGGGCAATGGGATCCTAGGAATCGGGACCACTGCAGGCCTGGCAGCAACAGAAGGTGGCGGGATCGCGGCGACGGAGACCGCCTCCACCGGAGGCGGTGA
- the LOC103722123 gene encoding pre-mRNA-splicing factor syf2: protein MAKEGRVHPDCINASNPYHKCVDYCFQRIAEAKAHADDAQKLLEDDNTKEPEERTVHPDCINASNPYHECSEFCFKKIAEAKDRNKRTDPSETQQENGAPSSFDNSDQNEVPPEQREGQAEPNDDGDSQHVQNDAESGHPHLTERQKKMFELRLKMNEARKANQMAMVAEKKKMEAPAESRGISKEHWLEERKKKIGKLLDSNGLEMSKAYMLDTQEMAETKYKKWEKDPAPHGWDVFNQKTLYNAYKKRTKNVEVDMEAYNKSKEADPEFYREASSLQYGKASKAPEEKIDRMVKELQDREAKRQSFSRRRRFHEEKDIDSINDRNEHFNKKIERAFGKYTLEIKNNLERGTALPD from the exons ATGGCGAAGGAAGGGAGGGTGCATCCCGACTGCATCAACGCCTCCAATCCCTACCACAAGTGCGTCGACTACTGCTTTCAGCGAATTGCCGAAGCCAAAGCTCACGCCGATGATGCCCAGAAATTGTTAG AGGATGATAACACCAAGGAACCGGAGGAGAGGACAGTGCATCCCGATTGCATTAACGCATCCAATCCGTATCACGAGTGCTCCGAGTTCTGCTTCAAAAAGATCGCCGAGGCGAAGGATCGGAACAAGAGGACGGATCCGTCAG AAACACAACAAGAGAATGGTGCTCCTTCATCCTTTGATAACTCTGATCAGAATGAAGTGCCTCCTGAGCAAAGAGAAGGTCAAGCAGAACCAAATGATGACGGTGACAGCCAGCATGTTCAGAATGATGCTGAATCAGGCCATCCTCATCtcactgaaaggcagaaaaaaATGTTTGAATTGAGACTTAAAATG AATGAAGCAAGAAAGGCCAATCAAATGGCCATGGTGgccgaaaaaaagaaaatggaggCTCCAGCTGAATCAAGGGGCATTTCCAAAGAGCATTGGCTtgaggaaaggaaaaagaagattgGAAAGCTGCTTGATTCAAATGGCCTGGAAATGTCAAAGGCATATATGCTTGATACACAAGAGATGGCTGAAACAAAGTATAAGAAGTGGGAAAAGGATCCTGCACCACATGGTTGGGATG TTTTCAATCAGAAGACACTTTACAATGCTTATAAAAAACGAACTAAGAACGTAGAGGTTGACATGGAGGCATATAATAAATCAAAGGAAGCTGATCCAGAATTCTATCGTGAAGCTTCTAGTCTTCAATATGGGAAG GCATCAAAGGCCCCAGAGGAAAAAATTGACAGAATGGTAAAGGAACTTCAGGACAGGGAAGCAAAGCGGCAATCATTTAGCAGGAGGCGTCGGTTCCATGAAGAGAAGGACATTGATTCAATCAATGACAGGAATGAGCATTTCAATAAGAAGATTGAAAGGGCCTTTGGCAAGTACACACTGGAGATCAAGAACAATTTGGAAAGAGGAACTGCTTTACCTGATTAG
- the LOC103722122 gene encoding salicylic acid-binding protein 2-like isoform X2: MEKFPEKVSVGVFATALMPSTTTPLSSIMEELFKGHPLEAYMDSKVMISTDPNNPSSFLHFGPKYMSSRMYQLTAPEDFMLATMLVRPGNLFLDHITKEVMITEENFGSLSRAYIVCKEDKTLREDFQRWMIERSPGVQVKEIEGADHMVMLSKTNELYSILQDIAREHH; this comes from the exons ATGGAAAAGTTTCCTGAGAAGGTCTCTGTCGGAGTCTTTGCCACCGCACTGATGCCAAGCACCACCACTCCTTTGTCTAGCATTATGGAAGAG TTGTTCAAGGGGCATCCACTTGAGGCCTACATGGATTCTAAAGTTATGATCAGCACGGATCCCAATAATCCTTCAAGTTTTCTTCATTTTGGCCCTAAATATATGTCATCCAGGATGTATCAGCTCACTGCACCTGAG GATTTCATGCTAGCAACTATGTTAGTAAGACCAGGTAATCTGTTCCTTGATCatattacaaaagaagtcatgatCACGGAAGAGAATTTTGGGTCTTTAAGCCGAGCATACATCGTGTGCAAGGAGGATAAGACCTTGAGAGAGGATTTCCAACGATGGATGATCGAACGAAGCCCAGGGGTGCAGGTGAAGGAGATCGAAGGTGCCGATCATATGGTCATGCTTTCAAAGACCAACGAGCTCTACAGTATCCTCCAAGATATTGCGAGGGAGCACCACTAA
- the LOC103722125 gene encoding probable esterase PIR7A — MEEEGKKQFILVHGMCHGAWCWYKLATLLMAAGHRVTMPDLAACGVNPKRLHELRSFSDYSEPLMEAISSIPSGERVVLVAHSFGGSTVALAMQRFADKVSAAIFATAMMPSTTTPFATIGQEFSMKHPPEYFMDSKFVISQDHEISWKTITFGPNYMKERLYQLCAPEDLALATMLVRPSSLFEHDDPLVVSKENYGSVSRVFVVCKEDLAIKEDFQRWMIEQSPEVEVREIEEAGHIVMLSKPKELCSLLLEIAGKYP; from the exons ATGGAGGAAGAGGGCAAGAAGCAATTCATCCTTGTTCACGGGATGTGCCATGGTGCATGGTGCTGGTACAAGCTCGCCACCTTGCTAATGGCAGCCGGCCACAGAGTCACGATGCCCGACCTGGCTGCTTGCGGGGTGAACCCCAAGCGCCTCCACGAGCTCCGGTCTTTCTCCGACTACTCTGAACCATTGATGGAGGCGATTTCCTCAATCCCATCCGGCGAGAGGGTGG TTCTTGTTGCCCACAGCTTTGGTGGATCTACCGTTGCCCTTGCCATGCAGCGATTCGCAGACAAAGTCTCCGCCGCCATCTTTGCCACTGCAATGATGCCAAGCACCACCACTCCCTTCGCCACCATTGGACAGGAG TTCAGCATGAAGCATCCACCGGAGTACTTCATGGACTCCAAATTTGTGATAAGCCAAGACCATGAAATCAGTTGGAAGACCATCACCTTCGGTCCCAATTACATGAAGGAAAGGCTGTATCAGCTCTGTGCACCTGAG GACTTGGCTCTGGCTACTATGTTAGTGAGGCCATCGAGTTTGTTCGAACATGATGATCCCCTTGTGGTCTCCAAGGAAAACTATGGCTCAGTGAGCCGAGTGTTCGTCGTGTGCAAGGAGGACCTAGCCATTAAAGAGGACTTCCAGCGTTGGATGATAGAGCAAAGCCCAGAGGTGGAGGTGAGGGAGATTGAAGAGGCTGGTCATATCGTCATGCTTTCAAAGCCCAAAGAGCTATGCAGTCTCCTCCTTGAGATTGCTGGGAAGTATCCATGA